The following are encoded in a window of Solidesulfovibrio magneticus RS-1 genomic DNA:
- the mqnB gene encoding futalosine hydrolase, which produces MPQSVSPLGQPCAPAPGRDRQGGPGGVSRFRAAPVLLALATAKEYRAALSPLGAPAPPSPGRAAPWRRGGRDFLVLVTGVGPVAAAMAVGRAIGEARGELAGVANLGICGSFDLAAAPLGAVTATNAAIFPEYGLRGDNGVEARGIAFPQAVIDGCDVYDRLDLDPAGAATAMGLTLPAGAVAGACLTVAGVTASAAREAALRAAYAPLTEAMEGFGAALAAVCAGLPFLELRSVSNRVGARPPDSWDLPGAFAALGRAVAILLG; this is translated from the coding sequence ATGCCCCAATCCGTTTCGCCCCTCGGTCAGCCCTGCGCCCCGGCCCCTGGCCGGGACCGCCAAGGCGGTCCGGGGGGCGTCTCCCGTTTCCGGGCCGCCCCGGTGCTCCTGGCCCTGGCCACGGCCAAGGAATACCGCGCCGCGCTGTCGCCCCTGGGCGCGCCCGCCCCGCCGTCGCCCGGCCGCGCCGCCCCCTGGCGTCGCGGCGGCAGGGATTTTCTCGTGCTGGTCACGGGCGTGGGGCCGGTGGCCGCGGCCATGGCCGTGGGCCGGGCCATTGGCGAAGCCCGGGGCGAGCTGGCCGGGGTGGCCAACCTCGGCATCTGCGGCAGCTTTGACCTGGCCGCCGCCCCCCTGGGGGCCGTGACGGCGACAAACGCCGCCATCTTTCCCGAATACGGCCTGCGCGGCGACAACGGGGTCGAGGCCCGGGGCATCGCCTTTCCCCAGGCCGTCATCGACGGCTGCGACGTGTACGACCGCCTGGACCTCGACCCGGCCGGGGCTGCCACGGCCATGGGCCTGACCCTGCCGGCCGGCGCCGTGGCCGGGGCCTGCCTCACCGTGGCCGGGGTCACGGCCTCGGCGGCCCGAGAGGCGGCCCTGCGCGCCGCCTACGCCCCGCTTACCGAGGCCATGGAAGGCTTTGGCGCGGCCCTGGCAGCCGTTTGCGCCGGCCTGCCCTTTCTGGAGCTGCGAAGCGTGTCCAACCGCGTGGGCGCGCGCCCGCCAGACAGCTGGGACCTGCCCGGAGCCTTCGCCGCCCTGGGCCGGGCCGTTGCCATCCTCCTTGGCTAG
- a CDS encoding nucleotide sugar dehydrogenase translates to MISFEDIRAKKAPVAVIGLGYVGLPLAVALARHFDVVGFDVKAARVAELQAGRDSTLEVSPEEMAEVSLRYTCDPADLTACKVFIVAVPTPINANRVPDLGPLVGASRLLGQHIGEGSVVVYESTVYPGLTEEVCVPLLEKGSGLSCGKDFFVGYSPERINPGDKVHTLSTVVKVVAGQTPEVTDLLADLYGSVVTAGIHKAPSIKVAEAAKVIENTQRDINIALMNELSLICERLDIDTVDVLRAAETKWNFLPFRPGLVGGHCIGVDPYYLLYKAQSLNLHPQVIPAGRRINDSMGKHIAEVAIKMLIRSECRASCARIGVLGLTFKENVPDLRNTKVVDIIRELGDFRMHVLVHDPMASSEEALEEYGLPLVGQEELRDLDALIIAVNHDAFKALSLEELATWFRPTATPILIDVKGIHERAASEAAGFRYWRL, encoded by the coding sequence TTGATCAGTTTTGAGGATATTCGCGCCAAAAAGGCCCCGGTGGCCGTTATCGGCCTCGGGTATGTCGGCCTGCCCCTGGCCGTGGCCCTGGCCCGCCATTTCGACGTGGTCGGTTTCGACGTCAAGGCCGCCCGGGTGGCCGAACTGCAGGCCGGCCGGGACAGCACGCTGGAAGTCTCGCCCGAGGAGATGGCCGAGGTCAGCCTGCGCTATACCTGCGATCCGGCCGATCTGACCGCCTGCAAGGTCTTCATCGTGGCCGTGCCCACGCCCATTAACGCCAACCGCGTGCCCGACCTCGGCCCGCTGGTCGGCGCGTCGCGGCTTTTGGGCCAGCACATCGGCGAAGGATCGGTGGTGGTCTACGAGTCCACGGTCTACCCGGGACTGACCGAGGAAGTCTGCGTGCCGCTTTTGGAAAAAGGTTCGGGCCTGTCCTGCGGCAAGGACTTTTTCGTGGGCTATTCGCCTGAGCGCATCAATCCCGGCGATAAGGTCCATACGCTTTCCACCGTGGTCAAGGTCGTGGCCGGCCAGACCCCGGAAGTGACCGATCTGCTGGCCGACCTGTACGGCTCGGTGGTCACGGCCGGCATCCACAAGGCCCCGTCCATCAAGGTGGCCGAGGCGGCCAAGGTCATCGAGAATACTCAGCGCGACATCAACATCGCGCTGATGAACGAGCTGTCGCTTATTTGCGAGCGCCTGGACATCGACACCGTCGACGTGCTTCGCGCCGCTGAAACGAAATGGAACTTCCTGCCGTTTCGCCCGGGGCTTGTGGGCGGCCACTGCATCGGCGTCGACCCCTACTATCTGCTCTACAAGGCCCAGAGCCTCAATCTGCATCCCCAGGTGATCCCGGCCGGCCGGCGCATCAACGACTCCATGGGCAAACATATCGCCGAAGTCGCCATCAAGATGCTCATCCGCTCCGAGTGCCGGGCCAGCTGCGCCCGCATCGGCGTGCTGGGACTCACCTTCAAGGAAAACGTGCCGGATCTGCGCAACACCAAGGTCGTGGACATCATCCGCGAGCTGGGCGATTTCCGCATGCACGTCCTGGTCCACGACCCCATGGCCTCCTCCGAGGAAGCCCTGGAGGAATACGGCCTGCCCCTGGTCGGCCAGGAAGAGCTGCGCGACCTTGACGCGCTGATTATCGCCGTCAACCACGACGCCTTCAAGGCGTTGTCCCTGGAAGAGCTGGCCACTTGGTTTCGGCCCACGGCCACGCCCATCCTCATCGACGTCAAGGGCATCCACGAACGCGCCGCGTCCGAGGCGGCCGGCTTCCGCTACTGGCGGCTGTAG
- a CDS encoding MqnA/MqnD/SBP family protein translates to MDAVSFAISPCPNDVVIFGAVILGRAGLPDRRATFAFEDVETLNEAALAGTYDVVKVSAAMAAPLAGDYAVLSSGGAFGFGAGPKLVTAKGFAGRPRTVAVPGLRTTAATLLRAALAEDRPGLPVPDAAFLPVRYDGIVEAVASGRAEAGLLIHETALAAAGHGLAVTLDLGVWWQGQMPDVPVPLGVILARKSLGHERIAALGALLRQSLITAREEPGLVAPLVRLFAREIDQQVIDAHIKAYVGELSLDMGELGRAALARLAGLAEAGK, encoded by the coding sequence ATGGACGCCGTCAGTTTCGCCATTTCCCCCTGCCCCAACGACGTGGTCATATTCGGGGCCGTCATCCTCGGCCGGGCCGGGCTGCCCGACCGCCGGGCGACCTTTGCCTTCGAGGACGTGGAGACTTTAAACGAGGCCGCCCTGGCCGGAACCTACGACGTGGTCAAGGTCTCGGCGGCCATGGCCGCGCCCCTGGCCGGGGACTACGCCGTGCTGTCCTCGGGCGGGGCCTTCGGCTTCGGGGCCGGCCCCAAGCTCGTCACGGCCAAGGGCTTTGCCGGCCGGCCCAGGACCGTGGCCGTGCCCGGACTGCGCACCACCGCCGCCACGCTTTTGCGGGCAGCCCTGGCCGAGGACCGGCCCGGGCTGCCCGTGCCCGACGCCGCTTTCCTGCCGGTGCGCTACGACGGCATTGTCGAGGCCGTGGCCTCGGGCCGGGCCGAGGCCGGACTGCTTATCCACGAAACCGCCCTGGCCGCCGCCGGCCACGGCCTTGCCGTCACCCTGGACCTCGGCGTTTGGTGGCAGGGGCAAATGCCCGACGTGCCGGTGCCCTTGGGCGTCATCCTGGCCAGAAAATCCTTGGGACACGAGCGCATCGCGGCCCTGGGCGCGCTTCTTCGCCAAAGCCTGATCACGGCCCGGGAGGAACCGGGCCTGGTCGCGCCCTTGGTGCGACTTTTCGCCCGGGAAATCGACCAGCAGGTCATCGACGCCCATATCAAGGCCTATGTGGGCGAACTCAGCCTGGACATGGGCGAGCTTGGCCGGGCCGCCCTGGCCCGATTGGCCGGGCTGGCCGAAGCGGGCAAATAG
- a CDS encoding cytochrome ubiquinol oxidase subunit I, whose protein sequence is MDFPVWQLGAFGGGFWIILIAVLHVYVAHFAVGGGLFLVLTEAMARRTGSRPLLTYLHRHTRFFLLLTMVFGGLSGVGIWLTISLLSPQATLILVRSFAWGWAAEWAFFAGEIGALLIYYYGYDRLDPKRHMLVGWLYFAFAFLSLFTINGIIGFMLTPGDWPATRDFWDGFFNPTFWPSLVLRFALGLMLAGLFGFATALGIGDEEARETMLRASSRWAVAAAPVLLVSGWWYVDVLPESVRDFFLRRASEMAAYRAAWPAMLLAVAVGSLALVSRLPLPLRRALAVCLLLVGLGLVGAFETMREAARKPWLIEGMLWATDIRPSQAAPYEAPILPRAKWARTHDVTPDNALAAGADLYTLECLSCHSIDGPVRDIRKFTRHVGAVGLEAYLTGQGKLFTHMPPFLGSPAERAALAAYIAQDVNKMPPAKETPVEVTPAEVAIPAFDPEKASHLVLAVGELGVVALAGCDGSFSLAVPGNGLRAVVVKRDVLPEAATEGLTVRYAAPDGAKDPAARLEFWKYAKALVGKELAPNVSVTGLSPDGTMAVSGKLFTAAGIPVSPYEASGKVNPYPVFTVTAADASGATVAETKVPLGVSTEMGCKTCHGGDWREEGDSGVAKPTAQAILAVHDKRNGTTLAAQAASGAPVACFGCHPDAGPNAAGLAGRKELLSLSAAVHGFHASYMAGLGEEACNRCHPTAPTGVTQAQRDNHAAAGIGCPRCHGYMEDHAISLLNFEKAAGKAAAARLLAPLAPRLVATSAAVQPRAAWTQLPDCLTCHKDFTRPAKDASAFNAWTKDAAGLFRNRTEDTGNIPCAACHGPPHATYVAVNDYGLDLNNVAPMQYMGAPGVVASGKRCDVCHTIEMDGDVHHPNMSK, encoded by the coding sequence ATGGATTTTCCCGTCTGGCAACTCGGAGCCTTCGGCGGCGGCTTCTGGATCATTCTTATCGCCGTGTTGCATGTGTACGTGGCCCATTTCGCCGTGGGCGGCGGGCTGTTTCTGGTCCTCACCGAGGCCATGGCCCGGCGGACCGGCTCGCGGCCGCTTCTCACCTACCTGCATCGCCACACCCGCTTTTTTCTGCTCCTCACCATGGTCTTCGGCGGCCTGTCCGGGGTCGGCATTTGGCTGACGATCTCGCTGCTCTCCCCCCAGGCCACGCTTATCTTGGTGCGTTCCTTCGCCTGGGGCTGGGCGGCCGAATGGGCCTTTTTCGCCGGCGAGATCGGGGCGCTGCTGATTTACTACTACGGCTACGACCGGCTGGACCCCAAGCGCCACATGCTGGTCGGCTGGCTCTATTTCGCCTTTGCCTTCCTGTCGCTGTTCACCATTAACGGCATTATCGGCTTCATGCTCACCCCGGGCGACTGGCCAGCCACCCGCGACTTCTGGGACGGCTTTTTCAATCCGACCTTCTGGCCGTCTTTGGTGTTGCGTTTCGCTTTGGGGTTGATGCTGGCCGGACTGTTCGGCTTTGCCACGGCCCTGGGCATCGGCGACGAGGAGGCCCGGGAGACCATGCTGCGGGCCTCAAGCCGCTGGGCCGTGGCCGCCGCGCCGGTGCTGCTGGTGTCCGGCTGGTGGTACGTGGACGTGCTGCCCGAGTCCGTGCGCGACTTCTTCCTGCGCCGGGCCAGCGAGATGGCCGCCTACCGGGCCGCCTGGCCGGCCATGCTCCTGGCCGTGGCCGTGGGTTCGTTGGCCCTGGTTTCCCGGCTGCCGCTGCCGCTTCGTCGGGCGCTGGCCGTGTGCCTGTTGCTGGTGGGCCTGGGGCTGGTCGGGGCCTTCGAGACCATGCGCGAGGCCGCCCGCAAGCCCTGGCTCATCGAAGGGATGCTGTGGGCCACGGATATCCGTCCGAGCCAGGCCGCGCCCTACGAAGCGCCCATCCTGCCCCGGGCCAAGTGGGCCAGGACTCATGACGTAACCCCGGACAACGCGCTGGCCGCCGGAGCGGACCTCTATACGCTTGAGTGCCTGAGCTGCCACAGCATCGACGGTCCGGTGCGCGACATCCGCAAGTTCACCCGCCACGTGGGGGCCGTGGGCCTGGAAGCCTACCTCACCGGCCAGGGCAAGCTTTTCACCCACATGCCGCCCTTTCTCGGCAGCCCGGCCGAGCGGGCCGCCCTGGCCGCCTACATCGCCCAGGATGTGAACAAGATGCCCCCGGCCAAGGAAACGCCGGTCGAGGTGACCCCGGCCGAGGTGGCCATCCCGGCCTTTGACCCGGAAAAGGCCAGCCACCTGGTGCTGGCCGTTGGCGAACTCGGCGTGGTGGCACTGGCCGGCTGCGACGGCTCGTTTTCCCTGGCCGTGCCGGGCAATGGCTTGCGAGCCGTGGTGGTCAAGCGCGACGTGCTGCCGGAAGCGGCCACCGAAGGCCTGACCGTGCGCTACGCCGCCCCGGACGGGGCCAAGGACCCGGCCGCCCGGCTGGAGTTCTGGAAATACGCCAAGGCGCTTGTGGGCAAGGAACTCGCGCCCAATGTCTCGGTCACGGGCCTGTCCCCGGACGGGACCATGGCCGTTTCCGGCAAGCTTTTCACCGCCGCCGGCATCCCGGTCTCGCCCTATGAGGCCTCGGGCAAGGTGAACCCCTATCCGGTCTTCACGGTGACGGCCGCCGACGCCTCGGGCGCGACCGTGGCCGAAACCAAGGTCCCCCTGGGCGTGTCCACGGAAATGGGCTGCAAGACCTGCCATGGCGGGGACTGGCGCGAGGAAGGCGACTCCGGCGTCGCCAAACCCACGGCCCAGGCGATCCTGGCCGTCCACGACAAGCGAAACGGCACCACCCTGGCCGCCCAGGCCGCCTCAGGCGCTCCCGTGGCCTGCTTTGGCTGCCATCCCGACGCCGGGCCCAATGCCGCCGGGTTGGCCGGACGCAAGGAACTGCTGTCGCTGTCCGCCGCCGTCCATGGCTTCCACGCCTCCTACATGGCCGGTCTTGGCGAGGAGGCCTGCAACCGCTGCCATCCGACCGCGCCGACCGGCGTCACCCAGGCCCAGCGCGACAACCACGCCGCCGCCGGCATCGGCTGCCCGCGCTGCCATGGCTACATGGAAGATCACGCCATCTCGCTTTTAAATTTCGAAAAGGCCGCCGGCAAGGCCGCCGCCGCGCGGCTGCTGGCCCCCCTGGCCCCCCGGCTGGTGGCCACCTCGGCCGCTGTCCAGCCCCGGGCCGCCTGGACCCAGCTGCCCGATTGCCTGACCTGCCACAAGGATTTCACCCGTCCGGCCAAGGACGCCTCGGCGTTCAACGCCTGGACCAAGGACGCAGCCGGGCTTTTCCGCAACCGCACCGAGGACACCGGCAACATCCCCTGCGCCGCCTGCCACGGACCGCCCCATGCGACCTATGTCGCGGTCAACGACTACGGGCTTGACCTCAACAACGTAGCGCCTATGCAATATATGGGCGCGCCCGGGGTGGTGGCCTCGGGCAAACGCTGCGACGTCTGCCACACCATCGAGATGGACGGCGACGTCCACCATCCCAACATGAGCAAGTAG
- a CDS encoding AIR synthase-related protein, with amino-acid sequence MLSRVAVGLRPSVRDVVGQRVAGKIQSELHLPVSAVSIVKIFTIDGLDPSAVEAVIAAGVLHDPVVQTASAAPITPAVPADWVIEVSFRPGVTDNEARTAKEAIALALGLDEAGRKGLAVYTGVQYHIAGLADQAAAEHVALDLLANDLLQRHDVKSAAQWTAEPGFPARTAKVTGKADSTVEVPDLFNMTEEQMLTLGRERTLALSLDEWWAIRAYFGLPGFKVRRVSWGLIHNPTDVELECLAQTWSEHCKHKIFSADITYVDNETGRTEVISSLYKSYIQRSTADIRAALGENDFCLSVFSDNAGVVKFTENLNLCIKVETHNSPSALDPYGGALTGIVGVNRDPMGTGIGANLLCNTDVFCFASPFHEGTLPPRLLHPRRVLEGVREGVEHGGNKSGVPTVNGSIVFDERFLGKPLVFCGTVGMLPATINGKPSHVKKALPGDYIVMVGGRIGKDGIHGATFSSEELHEGSPATAVQIGDPITQRRMYDCLMRARDMGLYNAITDNGAGGLSSSVGEMAQDAGGCELYLDRAPLKYDGLVPWEIFTSEAQERMTLAVPPDKFADFMRLAKEMGVEATELGNFTNSGYLRVYYGQRTVAYIDMDFLHGGTPRMALRAEWTRPVIARTEPKLPAEGHGALLKRMLGRLNICSKEYVVRQYDHEVKGGSAVKPMVGVRRDGPSDAGVLRPVLSRPEGVALSHGICPRYSDIDAYWMMAAAIDEAVRGAVAVGADPDRLAGVDNFCWCDPVESEKTPDGRYKLAQLVRANKALAHFCRAFMTPCVSGKDSMKNDYSGGGAKISIPPTVLFSVMGFVPDVSRVVTSDFKNAGDLVYVLGATHAELGASELAGELGFTSPDVPQVEAVSARRRYKTLHDAMMTGLVSACHDCSDGGLAVALAEMAIGGRLGADLDCDAAPGARGLTDLELLYSESASRLVVTVASENQAAFETLFAGQPCGLLGSVTQAPELTLRRGKAVLCAEPAEELARAFKATLDW; translated from the coding sequence ATGCTCAGTCGCGTCGCCGTGGGCCTGCGCCCAAGCGTCCGGGACGTGGTCGGCCAGCGCGTGGCCGGCAAGATCCAAAGCGAACTCCACCTGCCGGTCAGCGCCGTCTCCATCGTCAAGATTTTCACCATCGACGGCCTGGACCCCAGCGCCGTCGAGGCCGTCATCGCGGCCGGCGTGCTCCACGATCCCGTGGTCCAAACCGCCTCGGCCGCGCCCATCACCCCCGCCGTCCCGGCCGACTGGGTCATCGAGGTGAGCTTTCGCCCCGGCGTCACCGACAACGAGGCCCGCACGGCCAAGGAAGCCATCGCCCTGGCCCTGGGCCTGGACGAGGCCGGCCGCAAGGGACTTGCCGTCTACACCGGCGTCCAATACCACATCGCCGGCCTGGCCGACCAGGCCGCCGCCGAACACGTGGCCCTGGACCTGTTGGCCAACGACCTGCTCCAGCGCCATGACGTGAAATCCGCCGCGCAGTGGACCGCCGAGCCGGGGTTCCCGGCCCGCACGGCCAAGGTCACGGGCAAGGCCGATTCCACTGTGGAAGTGCCTGACCTGTTCAACATGACCGAGGAGCAGATGCTCACCCTGGGCCGTGAGCGCACGCTCGCCCTGTCCCTGGACGAGTGGTGGGCCATCCGCGCTTATTTCGGCCTGCCCGGCTTCAAGGTTCGCCGCGTGTCCTGGGGACTCATCCACAACCCCACCGATGTGGAACTCGAATGCCTGGCCCAGACCTGGTCCGAGCACTGCAAGCACAAGATATTTAGCGCCGACATCACCTACGTCGACAACGAGACCGGCCGGACCGAAGTCATTTCCAGCCTGTACAAGAGCTACATCCAGCGCTCCACCGCCGACATCCGGGCGGCCCTGGGCGAAAACGACTTTTGCCTGTCCGTGTTCTCCGACAACGCCGGCGTGGTCAAATTCACCGAAAACCTCAATTTGTGCATCAAGGTGGAGACCCACAACAGCCCCTCGGCCCTGGACCCCTACGGCGGCGCGCTCACCGGCATCGTCGGCGTCAACCGCGACCCCATGGGCACGGGCATCGGGGCCAATCTGCTGTGCAACACCGACGTCTTCTGCTTCGCCTCGCCCTTCCACGAAGGTACATTGCCCCCGCGCCTGCTCCATCCCCGCCGGGTGCTTGAAGGCGTGCGCGAGGGCGTGGAACACGGCGGCAACAAGTCCGGCGTGCCCACGGTCAACGGCTCCATCGTTTTCGACGAGCGCTTCCTCGGCAAGCCGCTGGTGTTCTGCGGTACCGTGGGCATGTTGCCGGCGACCATCAACGGCAAGCCCAGCCACGTCAAGAAGGCCCTGCCCGGCGACTACATCGTCATGGTCGGCGGCCGCATCGGCAAGGACGGCATCCACGGCGCGACGTTTTCCTCCGAGGAGCTCCACGAAGGCTCCCCGGCCACGGCCGTGCAGATCGGCGACCCCATCACCCAGCGCCGCATGTACGACTGCCTCATGCGCGCCCGGGACATGGGGCTGTACAACGCCATCACCGACAACGGGGCCGGCGGTTTGTCGAGTTCCGTGGGCGAAATGGCCCAGGACGCCGGCGGCTGCGAGCTCTACCTCGACCGCGCCCCGCTCAAGTACGACGGGCTCGTCCCCTGGGAGATCTTTACCTCCGAGGCCCAGGAGCGCATGACCCTGGCCGTGCCGCCCGACAAGTTCGCCGACTTCATGCGGCTGGCCAAGGAAATGGGCGTCGAGGCCACGGAACTGGGCAACTTCACCAATTCCGGCTATCTGCGCGTCTACTACGGCCAGCGCACTGTCGCCTACATCGACATGGACTTCCTCCACGGCGGCACCCCGCGCATGGCGCTTAGAGCCGAATGGACCCGTCCGGTCATCGCCCGCACCGAGCCGAAGCTGCCGGCCGAGGGCCACGGCGCGCTGCTGAAACGGATGCTGGGACGGCTCAACATCTGCAGCAAGGAATACGTGGTTCGCCAGTACGACCACGAAGTCAAGGGCGGCTCGGCCGTCAAGCCCATGGTGGGCGTGCGCCGCGACGGCCCGTCCGATGCGGGCGTCTTGCGGCCGGTGCTGTCGCGTCCCGAGGGCGTAGCCCTGTCCCATGGCATCTGCCCGCGCTATTCGGACATCGACGCCTACTGGATGATGGCCGCGGCCATCGACGAGGCCGTGCGCGGGGCCGTGGCCGTCGGGGCCGACCCCGACCGGCTGGCCGGCGTGGACAACTTCTGCTGGTGCGACCCCGTCGAGTCCGAAAAGACCCCGGACGGCCGCTACAAGCTGGCCCAGCTGGTGCGGGCCAACAAGGCCCTGGCCCACTTCTGCCGGGCGTTTATGACGCCTTGCGTGTCGGGCAAGGACTCCATGAAAAACGACTACTCCGGCGGCGGGGCCAAGATCTCCATTCCGCCCACGGTGCTGTTCTCCGTCATGGGCTTCGTGCCCGACGTCAGCCGGGTGGTCACCTCCGACTTCAAGAACGCCGGTGATCTCGTCTATGTGCTGGGCGCGACCCATGCCGAACTCGGCGCTTCGGAACTGGCCGGCGAGCTGGGGTTCACCTCCCCCGACGTGCCGCAGGTCGAGGCCGTCTCGGCCCGGCGGCGCTACAAGACGCTGCACGACGCCATGATGACGGGTCTGGTCTCGGCCTGTCACGACTGCTCCGACGGCGGTCTGGCCGTGGCCCTGGCCGAAATGGCCATCGGCGGCCGGCTCGGGGCCGATCTAGATTGCGACGCCGCCCCGGGCGCGCGCGGCCTGACCGACCTGGAACTGCTCTACAGCGAATCCGCCAGCCGTCTGGTGGTCACCGTCGCGTCGGAAAACCAGGCCGCCTTCGAGACGCTCTTTGCCGGCCAGCCTTGCGGCCTGCTCGGGAGCGTTACCCAGGCCCCGGAGCTGACCCTTCGCCGGGGCAAGGCAGTCCTTTGCGCCGAACCGGCCGAGGAGCTGGCCAGGGCCTTCAAGGCCACCCTGGACTGGTAG
- a CDS encoding ubiquinone/menaquinone biosynthesis methyltransferase, which translates to MAELPVPGDNRRVAGMFGRVAGRYDLLNHLLSAGLDIAWRRAMVRALLAPGLPPGPILDLAAGTLDVSIAIARRSDRPILAADVCEPMLRAGLGKLDTALGRRIHPTVADGRVLPLPDASVAGATIAFGIRNIRPRPEALAELARVIRPGGRLAILEFGTGKRRMWGGLYNFYLRNILPRIGKLISGDDEAYRYLAATISEFPEESVLAEEMRQAGFASVDYRAMAGGIVFLHAGVKK; encoded by the coding sequence ATGGCTGAGTTGCCCGTTCCCGGGGACAACCGCCGGGTGGCCGGCATGTTCGGCCGGGTGGCCGGCCGCTACGACCTGCTCAACCACCTGCTCTCGGCGGGGTTGGACATCGCCTGGCGTCGGGCCATGGTGCGGGCGCTTCTGGCCCCGGGACTGCCGCCCGGCCCCATCCTTGATCTGGCCGCCGGGACGCTGGACGTCTCCATCGCCATCGCCCGCCGCAGCGACCGGCCCATCCTGGCCGCCGACGTCTGCGAACCCATGCTGCGGGCGGGCCTGGGCAAGCTCGACACAGCCCTTGGCCGCCGCATCCACCCCACCGTGGCCGACGGCCGCGTGCTGCCGCTGCCCGACGCCTCGGTGGCCGGGGCCACCATCGCCTTTGGCATCCGCAACATCCGCCCGCGCCCCGAGGCTCTGGCCGAACTGGCCCGGGTCATCCGACCCGGCGGCCGGCTGGCCATCCTCGAATTCGGCACCGGCAAACGCCGCATGTGGGGGGGACTCTACAACTTCTACCTGCGCAACATCCTGCCGCGCATCGGCAAACTCATCTCCGGCGACGACGAAGCCTACCGCTACCTGGCCGCCACCATCAGCGAATTTCCCGAGGAATCCGTGCTGGCCGAAGAAATGCGCCAGGCCGGCTTCGCCTCCGTGGACTACCGCGCCATGGCCGGCGGTATCGTGTTTTTACATGCGGGAGTGAAAAAATAA
- a CDS encoding polyprenyl synthetase family protein encodes MSDIADIVSREVPAINRYLESATETLNPMVQPVVRHVLLAGGKRLRPLLTILTARAMGYRADDVYPLACSLEFLHSATLLHDDILDGAKLRRGRESAHVRFGSTHTILAGDVLLALANRLVAEYDNPELTKLLSEALLQTATGEILEIAHLRDVDLPLDTYFSIITGKTAYLIQASCQCGAVLAGASPRLIQAAADLGHHIGVAFQLVDDALDYTSPATVSGKPTGGDLKEGKVTLPLLLYLQGLPFEERRRLAEDFRQDQLSAEDIEYLRGNVVAGGHAEKTREMAGESLAKAQAALAKFPPSPEAELIGDVLAPMLARDK; translated from the coding sequence ATGAGCGATATCGCGGACATTGTCAGTCGGGAAGTCCCGGCCATCAACCGGTACCTGGAAAGCGCCACCGAGACGCTCAATCCCATGGTCCAGCCGGTCGTGCGCCATGTGTTGCTGGCCGGAGGCAAGCGCCTGCGTCCGCTGCTCACCATCCTTACCGCCCGGGCCATGGGCTATCGGGCCGACGACGTTTATCCGTTGGCCTGTTCGCTGGAGTTTCTCCACTCGGCCACGCTTCTCCACGACGACATCCTGGACGGCGCGAAACTGCGCCGGGGCCGCGAATCGGCCCATGTCCGGTTCGGCTCCACCCACACCATCCTGGCCGGCGACGTGCTGCTGGCCCTGGCCAACCGCCTGGTCGCCGAATACGACAATCCCGAGCTGACGAAACTCCTTTCCGAAGCCCTGCTCCAGACCGCCACCGGCGAGATCCTCGAAATCGCCCACCTGCGCGACGTCGATCTGCCGCTCGATACCTATTTTTCCATCATCACCGGCAAGACCGCCTACCTGATCCAGGCCTCGTGCCAGTGCGGCGCGGTGCTGGCCGGCGCTTCGCCGCGGCTGATCCAGGCTGCCGCTGACCTCGGCCACCACATCGGCGTGGCCTTCCAGCTCGTGGACGACGCCCTGGACTATACCTCCCCGGCCACGGTCTCGGGCAAGCCCACGGGCGGCGACCTCAAGGAAGGCAAGGTCACCCTGCCGCTGCTGCTCTACCTGCAAGGCCTACCCTTTGAGGAGCGCCGCCGGCTGGCCGAGGACTTCCGCCAGGATCAGCTGTCGGCCGAGGACATCGAATATTTGCGCGGCAACGTCGTTGCCGGCGGACATGCCGAGAAGACCCGGGAAATGGCCGGCGAATCCCTGGCCAAGGCCCAGGCCGCCCTGGCCAAGTTCCCGCCTTCCCCCGAAGCCGAACTGATCGGCGACGTCCTGGCTCCCATGCTCGCCCGGGACAAATAG
- a CDS encoding DUF2065 domain-containing protein has translation MEFDWKLFLTGLGLAFILEGLPYFLAAEKMPTVLRALSERKPSELRGLGFTAILSGLALLFFLRGTGG, from the coding sequence ATGGAATTCGACTGGAAACTCTTCCTCACCGGCCTAGGCCTCGCCTTCATCCTGGAAGGGCTGCCGTATTTCCTGGCCGCCGAAAAAATGCCCACCGTGCTGCGCGCCCTGTCCGAACGCAAACCATCCGAACTGCGGGGACTGGGCTTCACCGCCATCCTGTCCGGCCTGGCGCTGTTGTTTTTTTTGCGTGGAACGGGTGGATAG